A genomic stretch from Desulfonispora thiosulfatigenes DSM 11270 includes:
- a CDS encoding BRCT domain-containing protein, translating into MSNLEAYEELDFRHYMSKAEIDKALHTLEGLLKGVALDNIINNLEVEEVKHWCNQHEEYLDRHPFSELIPLLIEALEDNHLDKDEIKDILWVCNNFKTQSAYYDLVTSDIQRLQGILHGILSDNEITIEEIKGLKDWLNENDHLTTTYPYDEIYSLVVSVLSDGILSNEEKIILKIFFSDFVDTGNSKSIESHETKVLKKQLSISGICAICPEILIENKVFCFTGVSEKTTRKGFSDVIEALKGQYKNSVTQKTNYLVVGNKGNPCWAFSCYGRKVEEAITLRKKGHNIQIVNENDFWDFIEDLTI; encoded by the coding sequence ATGAGTAACCTAGAAGCTTATGAAGAACTTGATTTTAGACATTACATGTCTAAAGCTGAAATTGATAAAGCTCTACACACATTAGAAGGTTTATTAAAAGGTGTAGCTCTGGATAACATTATTAATAATCTTGAAGTAGAAGAAGTAAAACATTGGTGTAATCAACATGAAGAATACTTGGATAGGCACCCCTTTTCCGAACTAATCCCATTGCTTATCGAAGCATTGGAGGATAACCATCTAGACAAAGACGAAATAAAAGATATTCTTTGGGTGTGTAATAATTTTAAAACACAAAGTGCTTATTATGATTTAGTTACCTCTGATATCCAAAGACTTCAAGGTATTTTGCATGGAATATTGTCAGATAATGAAATTACAATAGAAGAAATTAAAGGTTTGAAAGATTGGTTAAACGAAAATGATCATTTAACAACTACTTATCCCTATGATGAAATATACAGTCTAGTAGTTTCTGTATTATCAGATGGTATTCTGAGTAATGAAGAAAAAATAATTTTAAAAATATTTTTTAGTGATTTTGTAGATACAGGTAATTCCAAAAGTATTGAATCACATGAAACTAAAGTTCTAAAGAAACAATTGTCTATTAGTGGAATATGTGCTATTTGTCCAGAAATTCTCATAGAAAATAAAGTTTTTTGCTTTACAGGAGTATCAGAAAAAACAACTAGGAAAGGATTTTCTGATGTAATTGAGGCTTTAAAGGGACAATATAAAAACTCAGTAACACAAAAAACTAATTATCTAGTAGTAGGAAATAAAGGTAACCCCTGCTGGGCATTCTCATGTTATGGAAGAAAGGTTGAAGAAGCTATTACTCTTAGAAAGAAAGGCCATAATATTCAAATTGTAAATGAAAATGATTTCTGGGATTTTATAGAAGATTTAACTATTTAG
- a CDS encoding nucleoid-associated protein, with protein MKSDDIFIRKLVVHILDKNIGLPVLSDLELSLTSEISEFITKHIRKVLKDASLKEAKFINNECQAQKLCGKLKEDYSSFLMVTRKFASKFFEQMNNFIDISNGDLACCLFEISNKKYYAMIKFNYKESYIHQVKNVENGTLNTIIKQKTVLPNDNQRVEEFVIINLDDFSIKLLEKKFDKDGSKQFYISNEILECTSDLSGKDKVKVLEKTTKEMVSKYFDDSDISKIVEFKRIVSENINDSSVVDVHEIADTVFGDIAEVREEYIKQIQKNGISEKKIPVNFDQTRNVYKKQKIVTDTGIEINLLVDEFTNKDKIEFINNEDGTVSILLKNIKEFK; from the coding sequence ATGAAATCAGATGATATTTTTATTCGTAAATTAGTTGTACACATTTTAGACAAAAATATAGGTTTGCCAGTTTTATCTGATCTAGAGTTATCTTTAACAAGTGAAATAAGTGAATTTATAACAAAGCATATAAGGAAGGTTTTAAAGGATGCATCTTTAAAAGAAGCAAAATTTATAAACAATGAATGTCAAGCACAGAAATTATGTGGAAAATTAAAAGAAGATTATTCTAGTTTTTTGATGGTTACAAGAAAATTTGCTAGTAAATTTTTTGAACAAATGAATAATTTTATTGATATTTCTAATGGAGATCTTGCATGTTGTTTATTTGAAATTTCTAATAAGAAATATTATGCAATGATTAAATTTAATTATAAAGAATCATATATACATCAAGTAAAAAATGTTGAAAATGGTACATTAAATACTATTATAAAGCAAAAGACAGTCTTACCTAATGATAATCAGAGGGTGGAAGAATTTGTAATTATAAATCTTGATGATTTTTCAATAAAATTACTTGAGAAGAAATTTGATAAAGATGGTTCAAAACAATTTTATATATCTAATGAAATATTAGAGTGTACAAGTGATTTATCTGGTAAAGATAAAGTTAAGGTGTTGGAAAAAACGACAAAAGAGATGGTTAGTAAATACTTTGATGATAGTGATATTAGTAAAATAGTTGAATTTAAACGAATTGTAAGTGAAAATATCAATGATTCAAGTGTTGTTGATGTACATGAGATAGCTGATACTGTATTTGGAGATATTGCAGAAGTAAGAGAAGAGTATATTAAGCAAATTCAAAAAAATGGTATATCAGAAAAGAAAATTCCCGTTAATTTTGATCAAACGAGAAATGTTTATAAAAAACAAAAAATCGTTACTGATACAGGAATTGAAATTAATTTACTAGTAGATGAATTTACCAATAAAGATAAAATTGAATTTATTAACAATGAAGATGGAACAGTATCTATATTACTTAAAAATATTAAAGAGTTTAAATGA
- a CDS encoding recombinase family protein: MSYKRVAMYLRKSRADFEAEARGEGETLAKHKKTLLKLSKELKLNIVKIYEEVVSGESLIHRPEMLELLKRVENKEYDAVICMDVDRLGRGNMQEQGLILETFKEAHTNIITPRKTYDLHDEWDEEYSEFEAFMARKELKIITRRLQSGRVRSVEEGNYIGTNPPFGYEINRDNIGRTLIPHPEQAPAIKLIFDLYINGGKGSNKIANELNALGYKTYTGIKWKSSSVLTIIKNPIYAGKITWKKKEIKKSKTPGQKRDTKERPKDEWIIADGRHVPIISMETYMKAQAILKSRYHVPYQLENGISNPLAGLIRCEVCGASMVYRPYTNGRDPHIMCYNRFCQNKSSKFKYVEERLIKALEDWLREYKASWEGYDKEESNETDIIEIKRKAIFNLEKELDQLENQKEKLHDFLERGIYDEETYLERSQNLATRIEETLKTITLSKKELKQDARKELAQKNIIPKLENVIKLYKTSKDPAQKNSLLKSVLEKAIYNKEKIQRNDDFYLTLYPKLPK, encoded by the coding sequence ATGAGCTATAAGCGTGTTGCTATGTATTTGCGAAAATCTCGAGCTGACTTTGAAGCTGAGGCTCGTGGAGAAGGAGAAACTTTAGCTAAACACAAAAAGACGCTTCTAAAGTTATCCAAAGAATTAAAATTAAATATAGTTAAGATATATGAAGAAGTTGTCTCAGGGGAAAGCTTAATCCATAGACCAGAGATGTTAGAATTATTAAAACGAGTAGAAAACAAGGAATATGATGCCGTAATCTGTATGGACGTTGACCGTTTAGGGCGTGGAAATATGCAGGAACAAGGGTTAATATTAGAAACCTTTAAAGAGGCTCATACAAACATAATTACGCCCCGTAAAACTTATGACCTGCACGACGAATGGGATGAAGAATATAGCGAATTTGAAGCCTTTATGGCTAGAAAAGAATTAAAAATAATTACACGAAGGTTACAGTCGGGTCGAGTACGAAGCGTGGAAGAAGGAAATTATATAGGTACAAATCCTCCTTTTGGGTACGAGATTAATAGAGATAATATAGGCAGAACACTAATCCCCCACCCTGAACAAGCTCCTGCAATTAAATTAATCTTTGATTTATATATTAATGGTGGCAAAGGATCTAATAAAATCGCAAATGAACTAAATGCACTAGGTTATAAAACCTACACAGGGATCAAATGGAAAAGCTCATCAGTTCTAACTATTATAAAAAACCCTATTTATGCTGGGAAAATAACTTGGAAAAAGAAAGAAATAAAAAAATCCAAAACCCCTGGACAAAAACGAGATACCAAAGAACGCCCTAAGGACGAATGGATTATAGCTGATGGTAGGCATGTGCCAATTATTAGCATGGAAACTTATATGAAGGCACAAGCAATATTAAAAAGCAGATACCATGTCCCCTATCAGCTTGAAAACGGGATTTCTAACCCACTTGCAGGTCTAATTAGATGTGAAGTTTGTGGAGCGTCTATGGTTTATAGACCTTATACTAATGGTAGAGATCCACATATAATGTGTTATAACAGGTTTTGTCAAAATAAAAGTAGTAAGTTTAAATATGTAGAGGAAAGATTAATTAAAGCTTTAGAAGATTGGTTAAGAGAATATAAAGCCAGCTGGGAAGGTTATGATAAAGAAGAAAGTAATGAAACGGATATTATAGAAATAAAAAGGAAAGCTATTTTTAACTTAGAAAAAGAATTAGACCAATTAGAAAATCAAAAAGAAAAATTACACGATTTTTTAGAGCGTGGCATTTATGACGAAGAAACTTATTTAGAACGATCTCAAAACTTAGCTACCAGAATAGAAGAAACTTTAAAAACAATCACGCTTTCTAAAAAAGAGTTAAAACAAGATGCACGAAAGGAATTAGCACAAAAAAATATAATTCCTAAATTAGAGAACGTAATTAAACTTTATAAAACCTCGAAGGATCCAGCACAAAAAAATAGCTTACTCAAGTCAGTGCTTGAGAAAGCTATTTACAATAAAGAGAAGATTCAGCGAAATGATGACTTTTATTTAACTTTATACCCTAAACTACCAAAATGA
- a CDS encoding peptidoglycan D,D-transpeptidase FtsI family protein: MHTRVTNLIIVFAVLFIGISSKAFYEQIINGPKYAQMSLSSRIIDFPGEEYVRGDILDCHNVSLTDTRTETNIVVFPQLIKEHDVLLKKIKKEIPEIYPKFTNLKPYYRNHIKIYPDPFTIKTNEEDIIDTISAWDEKGIMTLPVKTRYGEYSTATNIVGCLGYKDKGTYREGLLGIEQKWEKKLRGEKAEEIISPIMDGRGNLLEGLGFRNIMIEKDKKRVDVVLTIDSQIQRVAEEALDKYNVIKGSVVVLNIENGDILAAASRPALDQKKPNFTDQKERVIDYKVYPGSVFKVLTAAAILEEGLVTPDSTFDCTGESSLSHVTCPREHGHLTMTEAMARSCNTTFVHYGLQLGPNKLKEYIIDKFGIKPVKGKALNSNNARANGIIGQEIFKTSPLEIANIMATIARNGSHQDIEDVWNKRLIKGLITSEGYENLSKKPIFTKIYSDTTARELKNMLAETNKNGSGKRAWIEEYGSAGKTGTPQTDKADEYLAWYAGYAPLENPKWAIAVLIEEKESKSKEELQGGRDAGPIFKHIIDTILKFEK; encoded by the coding sequence ATGCATACAAGAGTTACAAACCTCATAATTGTATTTGCAGTTTTGTTTATAGGTATTAGTTCTAAAGCATTTTATGAACAAATAATTAATGGACCAAAATATGCTCAAATGTCTTTAAGCAGCAGAATAATTGACTTTCCTGGAGAAGAATATGTTCGAGGAGATATCTTAGATTGCCATAATGTTTCTTTAACTGATACTAGAACTGAAACCAATATAGTAGTGTTTCCACAATTAATTAAAGAACACGATGTATTACTAAAAAAAATAAAAAAAGAAATTCCTGAAATATATCCTAAGTTTACTAATCTAAAACCATATTACCGAAATCATATTAAAATATATCCAGACCCTTTTACGATAAAAACTAATGAAGAAGATATTATTGATACAATTTCTGCTTGGGATGAAAAGGGAATAATGACTTTACCTGTTAAAACAAGGTATGGGGAATATTCGACAGCCACAAATATAGTTGGATGCCTAGGTTATAAAGACAAGGGTACATATCGAGAGGGTTTATTGGGAATTGAACAAAAGTGGGAAAAAAAACTAAGAGGTGAAAAAGCAGAAGAAATTATAAGTCCGATAATGGATGGTAGAGGAAATCTGTTAGAAGGTCTAGGGTTTCGGAATATTATGATTGAAAAAGATAAAAAGAGAGTAGATGTAGTTCTAACTATTGATAGTCAAATTCAAAGGGTAGCTGAAGAAGCATTAGATAAGTACAATGTGATTAAAGGAAGTGTTGTAGTATTAAATATAGAAAATGGTGATATTTTAGCTGCAGCTAGTCGTCCAGCCCTAGATCAAAAGAAACCAAATTTTACAGATCAAAAGGAAAGAGTAATCGATTATAAAGTCTATCCTGGTTCAGTTTTTAAAGTATTAACCGCCGCTGCAATCCTTGAAGAAGGATTAGTAACTCCAGATTCTACTTTTGACTGTACTGGAGAATCGTCCTTATCACATGTAACTTGCCCACGAGAACATGGTCATTTAACAATGACTGAAGCTATGGCTCGTTCATGTAATACTACTTTTGTTCATTATGGATTACAACTTGGACCTAATAAACTAAAAGAATATATAATCGATAAATTTGGGATTAAACCTGTAAAAGGAAAGGCATTAAATTCAAATAATGCTCGAGCTAATGGAATAATAGGTCAAGAAATTTTTAAAACAAGTCCATTGGAGATTGCAAATATAATGGCCACAATAGCAAGGAATGGCTCTCATCAAGATATAGAAGATGTTTGGAACAAACGTTTAATAAAAGGATTGATTACAAGTGAAGGATATGAAAATTTAAGTAAAAAACCAATCTTTACAAAAATATATAGTGATACAACAGCTAGAGAACTAAAAAATATGCTTGCAGAAACAAATAAAAATGGGTCAGGTAAAAGAGCATGGATAGAAGAATATGGCTCGGCAGGAAAAACTGGTACGCCTCAAACTGATAAAGCAGACGAATATTTAGCATGGTATGCAGGTTACGCTCCACTTGAAAATCCAAAATGGGCTATAGCTGTGCTCATTGAAGAAAAAGAAAGCAAAAGCAAAGAGGAATTACAGGGAGGCAGAGATGCAGGACCAATTTTTAAGCATATCATTGACACAATTTTAAAATTTGAAAAATAA
- a CDS encoding DUF4911 domain-containing protein has translation MSYIINLRVNPKDISFINKIFEAYNGLALVTTIDSKLGLIKVNATPQTVYDVKEILQNLPKQIEFL, from the coding sequence ATGTCTTATATAATTAATCTCAGAGTAAATCCCAAAGATATCTCCTTTATAAATAAAATATTTGAAGCATATAACGGTTTAGCACTCGTAACGACAATTGATAGTAAGTTAGGACTTATAAAAGTAAATGCAACCCCTCAAACAGTATATGACGTAAAAGAAATTTTGCAAAATCTACCTAAACAAATTGAATTTTTATAA
- a CDS encoding peptidase U32 family protein produces MKKPELLAPAGNLEKLKFAVLYGADAVYLGGKNFSLRAFAGNFEIDEIQEGVKFAHEHNVKVYVTINIFPHNADLIGLDSYLKDLYDVGVDAIICADPGVIMIAKETVPKLEIHLSTQANNVNWASAKFWLDQGINRIVAARELSLNEIKEIKDKTGAQMECFVHGAMCISYSGRCLLSNYMVGRDANLGECAQACRWNYNLVEEKRPGVYYPVFEDEKGTYVFNSQDLCLIDQLDKLIEAGIDSFKIEGRMKSISYVATILRSYRKAIDSFFEKNKYKVEDKWKEELDKISHRPYTTGFYFKDLNNASSSIESSNYIRPYEFLGVVLDYNENEKMVTIEQRNKFEIGDKIEFFGPTWDDFTQTIEIMYDDKGNQIQAAPHPNQIVKIPVKQKLAPYYIMRKEI; encoded by the coding sequence ATGAAAAAACCTGAGTTATTAGCCCCAGCTGGTAATCTTGAAAAATTAAAGTTTGCTGTTTTATATGGTGCAGATGCTGTTTATTTAGGTGGAAAAAATTTTAGTTTAAGAGCTTTTGCCGGCAATTTTGAAATAGATGAAATACAAGAAGGGGTAAAATTTGCGCATGAACATAATGTGAAGGTATATGTTACTATAAATATTTTTCCACATAATGCGGATTTAATCGGATTAGACAGTTATTTAAAGGATTTATATGATGTAGGCGTAGACGCTATTATTTGTGCTGACCCTGGTGTAATTATGATTGCAAAAGAAACAGTACCTAAATTAGAAATTCATTTAAGTACACAGGCTAACAATGTTAATTGGGCTAGTGCTAAATTTTGGCTAGACCAAGGTATTAATAGAATAGTAGCAGCTAGAGAACTATCGCTAAATGAAATAAAAGAAATTAAAGATAAAACTGGCGCTCAAATGGAATGCTTTGTACATGGGGCAATGTGTATATCTTATTCTGGTAGATGTCTACTAAGTAATTATATGGTAGGTCGTGATGCAAATTTAGGAGAATGTGCACAGGCATGTAGATGGAATTATAACCTTGTAGAAGAAAAAAGACCAGGTGTATATTATCCAGTGTTTGAGGATGAAAAAGGCACCTATGTTTTTAATTCGCAAGATCTATGTTTAATTGACCAGCTAGACAAATTAATCGAAGCTGGTATAGATAGTTTTAAAATTGAAGGAAGAATGAAAAGTATAAGCTATGTAGCTACTATTTTAAGATCATATAGAAAAGCAATAGATAGCTTTTTCGAAAAGAACAAGTACAAGGTAGAAGATAAATGGAAAGAAGAACTTGATAAAATTAGTCATAGACCCTATACAACTGGATTTTATTTTAAAGATTTAAACAACGCGTCCTCAAGTATTGAAAGTTCAAATTATATTAGACCTTATGAATTCTTAGGTGTAGTTTTAGACTATAATGAAAATGAAAAAATGGTTACAATTGAACAAAGAAATAAATTTGAAATTGGAGATAAAATAGAGTTTTTTGGCCCAACTTGGGATGATTTTACTCAAACAATAGAAATAATGTATGATGATAAAGGTAATCAAATCCAAGCAGCACCTCACCCTAATCAAATAGTAAAAATACCTGTAAAACAAAAGTTAGCTCCTTATTACATTATGCGTAAGGAAATATAA
- a CDS encoding O-methyltransferase, whose protein sequence is MKDVLDLDLQNFLRSLLPDRDALLHDMEVFANENHVSIVDPEVGQLLNLLVTMLQPTNILEIGTAIGYSTICMARALQKPDSKITTIELLPHRVLSARENFKKAGVSEKIEIINGDAKDVIHNLKDTYDFIFLDAAKGQYPLFLELADKLLKPNSLIVADNVLINGWVIDLKFPERRKKTMVHRMRNFLEELKNKDNFKSSIVPLGDGVALIWRKE, encoded by the coding sequence ATGAAAGATGTATTAGATTTAGATTTGCAAAACTTCTTACGTAGTTTACTTCCAGATAGAGATGCGTTATTACATGATATGGAAGTTTTTGCAAACGAGAACCATGTCTCAATAGTGGATCCTGAGGTAGGACAATTACTAAATTTACTAGTTACTATGTTACAGCCTACAAATATTTTAGAGATAGGGACAGCTATTGGTTATTCAACTATTTGTATGGCTAGGGCGTTACAGAAACCAGACTCTAAAATAACTACTATTGAACTTTTACCTCACAGGGTTTTAAGTGCTAGGGAAAACTTTAAAAAAGCAGGAGTAAGTGAAAAAATAGAAATTATTAATGGTGATGCTAAAGATGTAATACACAATTTAAAGGATACTTATGATTTCATTTTTTTAGATGCAGCTAAAGGTCAATATCCCTTGTTTTTAGAGTTAGCAGATAAATTATTAAAACCAAATTCTTTAATTGTAGCTGATAATGTTCTTATTAATGGTTGGGTTATAGATTTAAAGTTTCCAGAACGACGGAAAAAAACTATGGTCCATCGTATGCGAAATTTTTTAGAAGAATTAAAGAATAAAGATAATTTTAAAAGCAGTATAGTGCCATTAGGAGACGGAGTAGCACTTATTTGGAGAAAGGAATGA
- the mltG gene encoding endolytic transglycosylase MltG codes for MVKIGTKDIYKNKKSLALYLLIILFIIWLIFNGLFGANNINNKDIKLISIKSGSSTISIAKTLEKEGIITNALAFRAYLTFNGIESSLKAGDYKLSPSMTMKEISKALINGQTYTISFTIPEGYTLNEICNVLVEKDLVDKEEFWQVVENEPFTEFAFLQNAPQGQKRLEGFLFPDTYEVGKSMSAKQIITVMLKRFENVYNSLPEMQSGLSPWDLIILASVVEKEAILDEERPIIASVFINRLNTNMKLQSCATLQYLFPERKDKIYIEDEKIDSPYNTYKNYGLPKGPICSPGEASLIAASKPEVTNYFYFVAKKDGSGGHLFSTTHDEHVKNKRKLGY; via the coding sequence GTGGTAAAAATCGGTACTAAGGATATTTATAAAAATAAAAAGTCATTAGCCCTATATTTATTAATAATTTTATTCATAATTTGGCTTATTTTTAATGGATTATTTGGAGCTAATAATATAAATAATAAAGATATAAAATTAATAAGTATTAAATCGGGCTCTTCAACTATAAGCATTGCAAAAACTTTAGAAAAAGAAGGTATTATTACAAATGCCTTAGCCTTTAGAGCTTATCTAACCTTTAATGGCATAGAAAGTTCATTAAAAGCAGGAGATTATAAATTAAGTCCTTCTATGACTATGAAGGAGATATCTAAGGCTCTAATTAATGGACAAACCTACACGATTAGTTTTACTATTCCGGAAGGTTATACACTAAATGAAATTTGTAACGTTTTAGTTGAAAAAGATTTAGTAGACAAAGAAGAGTTTTGGCAGGTTGTTGAAAATGAGCCTTTTACTGAATTTGCATTTTTGCAAAACGCTCCACAAGGACAAAAAAGATTAGAAGGTTTTCTATTTCCAGATACATATGAAGTTGGAAAGTCCATGTCTGCTAAACAAATAATAACTGTAATGTTAAAACGATTTGAAAATGTTTATAATAGCTTACCAGAGATGCAATCAGGATTATCTCCGTGGGATTTAATTATACTAGCATCTGTAGTTGAAAAGGAAGCTATATTAGATGAGGAAAGACCTATAATTGCATCTGTCTTTATAAATAGATTAAATACTAATATGAAATTACAAAGTTGTGCAACTTTACAGTATTTATTTCCAGAAAGAAAAGATAAAATTTATATAGAAGATGAAAAAATAGATTCGCCCTATAATACTTATAAAAACTATGGTTTACCAAAAGGGCCTATATGTAGTCCTGGAGAAGCATCTTTAATTGCCGCTAGCAAACCAGAAGTAACTAACTATTTCTATTTTGTTGCTAAAAAAGATGGTAGTGGTGGTCATCTTTTTTCTACGACCCATGATGAACATGTTAAAAATAAAAGAAAATTAGGATATTAA
- a CDS encoding DUF1292 domain-containing protein — protein MENTEADIITLLDEDGKEHEFELVDAIELDGERYAFLAPVEEAADVEEDEVIILKVHQDENGEDILLDIEDDDEWEKVANAWQEMIEEDDEEESNE, from the coding sequence ATGGAAAATACTGAAGCAGATATCATTACCCTATTAGATGAAGATGGAAAAGAACATGAATTTGAATTAGTAGACGCAATAGAACTAGATGGAGAAAGATATGCATTTTTAGCTCCTGTTGAAGAAGCAGCAGACGTTGAAGAAGATGAAGTAATCATTCTAAAAGTTCACCAAGATGAAAATGGTGAAGATATTCTACTTGATATCGAAGATGATGATGAATGGGAAAAAGTTGCAAATGCGTGGCAAGAGATGATCGAAGAAGATGATGAAGAAGAGTCAAACGAATAG
- the ruvX gene encoding Holliday junction resolvase RuvX: MRILALDVGDVRIGLALSDALKITAQGLETLTRSELNKDINHIVNVIEKNEVSELVVGLPKNMNGTLGPQGEKVKQFVEEFLKVKDIKVSYIDERLTTVIAEKTLISGDVSRKKRKQVVDKIAATIILQSYLERIN, encoded by the coding sequence GTGAGAATATTAGCTTTAGATGTAGGAGATGTTAGAATAGGATTAGCTTTAAGTGATGCTTTAAAAATAACTGCTCAAGGTTTAGAAACTTTAACAAGATCTGAGTTAAATAAGGATATAAATCACATAGTAAATGTAATTGAAAAAAATGAAGTATCTGAATTAGTGGTAGGTCTCCCTAAAAACATGAATGGTACCCTAGGGCCTCAAGGTGAAAAAGTTAAACAATTTGTCGAAGAATTTTTAAAAGTAAAAGATATAAAAGTTAGTTATATTGATGAAAGATTAACAACAGTTATTGCTGAAAAAACTTTAATTTCAGGTGATGTGTCAAGAAAAAAAAGAAAACAGGTAGTAGATAAAATAGCAGCTACTATAATTTTACAATCTTACCTAGAGAGAATAAATTAA
- a CDS encoding aldo/keto reductase, producing the protein MKYSQLGKTGIEVSKMCFGSLTMGPLQANLSLDNSLKLLQVAFNNGINFIDTAEIYENYPLIKNALKTAPHDIVISTKCYAYTEEMMKKSLEKARKELDRDVIDIFLLHEQESMLTVKGHWEAIEYLLKAKSKGLIRAIGLSTHHIKGVEAVIETDELEIVHPIVNYKGLGILDGNIEEMLSLLQKAKKLGKGIYGMKPIGGGNFLNDAKNAFEWAFNRSELDAIAIGMQSIDEVMVNLSWLKGTTPDSNYLNKLKNKKRKLHIEDYCEGCGACVKRCSHSALVLKNNKAIVDTKKCIMCSYCASVCPLFAIKVI; encoded by the coding sequence ATGAAATATAGTCAATTGGGAAAAACAGGTATAGAGGTTTCTAAAATGTGTTTTGGAAGTTTAACTATGGGACCTTTACAAGCTAATTTATCTTTGGATAATAGCTTAAAATTATTGCAAGTAGCTTTTAATAATGGGATAAATTTCATTGATACAGCTGAAATTTATGAAAACTATCCACTAATTAAAAATGCTTTAAAAACTGCACCACATGATATAGTAATTAGTACAAAATGCTATGCTTATACAGAAGAAATGATGAAAAAAAGTTTAGAAAAAGCACGAAAAGAATTAGATAGAGATGTAATTGATATATTTCTACTGCATGAGCAAGAATCTATGCTTACTGTTAAGGGGCATTGGGAAGCAATAGAATATCTATTAAAAGCTAAAAGTAAAGGTTTGATAAGAGCTATTGGTCTTTCTACGCATCATATTAAAGGTGTCGAAGCAGTAATCGAAACTGATGAACTTGAAATTGTTCATCCAATCGTAAATTATAAAGGTCTTGGTATTTTAGATGGTAATATTGAAGAAATGCTCTCCTTATTACAAAAGGCTAAGAAATTAGGTAAAGGCATTTATGGTATGAAACCAATAGGTGGTGGTAATTTTTTAAATGATGCTAAAAATGCTTTTGAGTGGGCATTTAATAGGTCTGAACTTGATGCAATAGCAATCGGAATGCAATCAATAGACGAGGTTATGGTTAATCTATCTTGGTTAAAAGGAACTACTCCGGATTCCAATTACTTAAATAAACTAAAAAATAAAAAGAGGAAATTACATATTGAAGATTACTGTGAAGGTTGTGGGGCATGTGTTAAAAGATGCTCTCATAGTGCTCTCGTGTTAAAAAATAATAAAGCAATAGTAGATACTAAAAAGTGTATAATGTGCAGTTATTGTGCATCTGTGTGCCCGTTATTTGCGATTAAAGTTATATAA
- a CDS encoding IreB family regulatory phosphoprotein: MASDLDKTMYFNVKADEDISPKKILDLVYEALIEKGYDPVNQIVGYLLSGDPSYITSHNEARSTIRKMERDEIIEELVKDYLKK; encoded by the coding sequence ATGGCTTCAGACTTAGACAAAACCATGTATTTCAATGTTAAGGCGGACGAGGATATCTCACCAAAAAAAATTTTAGATCTAGTATATGAAGCATTAATTGAAAAAGGTTATGATCCTGTTAACCAGATTGTTGGGTATCTTTTATCTGGTGATCCCTCATATATTACTAGCCATAACGAAGCACGAAGTACAATCAGAAAGATGGAGCGAGATGAAATAATCGAAGAATTAGTTAAAGATTATTTAAAAAAGTAA